GCCGACGGGGTGTCCGTCGGGCGAGCACTATTACCGTAACTTACGGTACCGGAAACAAAGAGTATCGGGTATCGGGTGTCGGGTACCTGATTCAAGATCGCCGAGAGGCCCAGGAACTATCGACAGGCCCACTTAATCGCTACTTCCTGGGCGGATGTAGTGCCGAGTTTCTGGGCCTGTCGAGAGTTTGTGAGCCCGTCGCTGGAGGGGATGCGGGGTGCAGGAGAGAAGGTCGGCGCGCGGGGCGGGGTTGCGGGTGGACGAAGAGGCGTGGTCGGCCCCGGAAGGTGTCAGGAGTATGCCGCTCGGGTGGTGTGTGCCGCCCAGGTGTATGCCGCCCAGGTGGTGTGTGCCGCTCAGGTGTATGCCGCGCGTACGGCGTCCGCGACAACCTCGAACCGGTCGCGGGGCAGGACCGCGCCCTCGCGGCGGATGGCCTCCTCCGACAGGCGGATCACGCGATTGACGCGGACCTCGCTGGGCCGGTGCCGGGGATCCCAGTCACCGGTGCCGATGTCGCACCAGAGCCGGCCCTCGTGCCGCTCCTGCGCGGCGTCGCGGTCGTGGTCCTTGCTGGTCAGCATCAGCCCGAGCAACCACGGGCCGTCCCGGCCGACGAGCAGCACCGGCCGATCCTTGCCCTGCGCGTGGTCCTCCTCGAAAGGCACCCAGCCCCAGACGATTTCGCCCGGGTCGGGACGACCGTCGGGTTTGGGGGAGTAGTCCAGCGGCGGGATGCCGGTGAAGTCGCCCGGGTAGTCGGAGGCGGGATGTTGCGGCAACCGGTGGGACTCCGCCTCCCGGTGACCGGTGCGGCGTCGGCCGCCCCGGTCGCCGGAACGCAGTGAACCGCGCACCGCGTCGGTGAACCGGCGTGTCGCCGCAGCAAACCGCGAATTCATGATCCGAGCAACTCCTCCACCGGTAGGCCGCGGATCGACGCGTCAAGCACCACGGCCGTGTGTGCCATCGGGATCGGTGTGCCGAGCCGCTCGAGTGCGGTGGCAATCTGCATCAGACACCCCGGGTTCGCGGTCACGATCAGGTCGGCACCGGTCGCCAGGATGTTGCGGGCCTTGGCCTCGCCGAGCTCCGCGGCCGTCTGCGGATGCAGGATGTTGTAGACCCCCGCCGAGCCGCAGCAGATGGCCGCGTCCGCGATCTCGACGAGCTCGACACCCGGGATCTCCCGCAGCAACTGCCGCGGCTGGGACCGGACACCCTGTGCATGTCCGAGGTGGCAGGCGTCGTGATAGGCGATCCGGATCGGCAACGGGTGGCGCTCGGCGACGGTGCCCAACTCGACCAGCACCTCGCTGAGGTCGCGCACCCTGCCGGCGAAACTGGTCGCCGAATCCGTTGTGGTCTGGTCGTTCTCGCCCGAGAACAGTTCGCCGTAGTCCTTCATCGCGCTCCCGCAGCCGGCCGCGTTCGTCACGATCGCATCCACCGCGGTGTCGAAGGTCGCCATCGTCGACCGTGCGAAACGCTGCGCCTCCGGCTCGCGACCCGAGTGGCTGGACAGCGCCCCACAGCACCCCTGCCCGGGAGGTATGACGACCCGGCATCCTTCTGCCGCCAGGACGCGCGCGGTGGCGGCGTTGACGCCGGAGAAGAAGACGTCCTGGACACATCCGGTCAGCATCGACACGACGGCCCGCTGCTCGCCGACGGCGGGCACCTGGTCCGGCACCTGCTCCGGTCTCCCGAGCGACGGTGTGAGTCGCTCCATCGCGGCGAGCCCGGGGAGGAACCGGTCGAGCAGTCCGGTCCGCCGCAGCGCGCGATCCAGCCGCAGCCGCTGGGACAGCCGCAACGGGCCGCGCAGCTTGCGCAGCCGCCCCGGGTAGGGGAAGAGGTTGAAAATGGTTGCCCGCAGTGCCTTCTCGGACTTCGAGCGCTCATGGTGGCGCTCGACCTGGGCGCGTGTCTGCTCCAGGAGCCGGTCGTACTGCACGCCGCTGGGGCATGCGGTCACGCACGCCATACACCCCAGGCAGGCGTCGAAGTGCTCCACCATCTGATCGGTCATCGGGCTGCCCTCCAGGCCCGCCTGCATCAGGTGGATGCGGCCGCGGGGGGAGTCCATCTCCTCGCCCCACAGCTGGTAGGTCGGGCAGGTTGGCAGGCAGAAGCCGCAGTGCACGCAGTCGGCGATCAGCTCCTGCGACGGTGGATTGTGGGTGTCGAAAGCGCCTGGCATCAGATGTCTCCCACGAATCGTCCGGGTGCGAGCTGCTGCCCGGGATCGAACTCCTGCTTGAGGCGCTGCATGACCGGCAGCCCGTTGACCGGCCCCCACACGTCCACGTTGCGGCGGATCTCCAGTGGCGCTGTCAGCACGACGACCGCACCGCCCTGTCGGCCGGCCCGCGCCCGCAGGTCCTGCACCATCCGGTCGAGATCGTCGACTCCGGTCGACGCCGGTACTCCGGCATACAGCACCCCGCTGCCGGCTGCGCCCCGCACGTGCAGCCCGAGATCGTGTGCTGCGGAGGCCAGTTCGGCGACTGCACCCAGCCGACTGGTGAGCTTCAGCAGGGTTTCGGAGCCATCCGTGGCGGCCGGCAGGTGCCACGGCCAGTCGAGTGCATCGTCCACCGCGGCCGGGACGCCGAACTCGGCACGTGCGGCCTCGATGCGGGCCGGCACGCCGTCGGTGGTGCCTTCGAGCAGCATCGCCACGGTGATCGATCCCTCTGTCGGCCAGTCGATCTCGAGCGCAGACGGTGCAAGCTGGGTGTCGCACAGCCGTGCCAGCAGTTGTTCGAGATCGGCAGCCTCGACGGTCGTGGACACCCATGCCCCCTGTGCGGGGATCGGGTGCAGCCGGAAGGTGGCCTCGGTGACGACCGCCAGTGTGCCGAGTGAGCCGACCATGAGCTTGCCCAGGTCGTAGCCGGCGACGTTCTTGACCACCTTGCCGCCGGAGTGCGCGACCGTGCCCTCGGCGAGCACCACTGTCGCGCCGATCAACAGGTCGCGA
This genomic window from Flexivirga oryzae contains:
- a CDS encoding type II toxin-antitoxin system PemK/MazF family toxin, producing the protein MNSRFAAATRRFTDAVRGSLRSGDRGGRRRTGHREAESHRLPQHPASDYPGDFTGIPPLDYSPKPDGRPDPGEIVWGWVPFEEDHAQGKDRPVLLVGRDGPWLLGLMLTSKDHDRDAAQERHEGRLWCDIGTGDWDPRHRPSEVRVNRVIRLSEEAIRREGAVLPRDRFEVVADAVRAAYT
- a CDS encoding (Fe-S)-binding protein, translated to MPGAFDTHNPPSQELIADCVHCGFCLPTCPTYQLWGEEMDSPRGRIHLMQAGLEGSPMTDQMVEHFDACLGCMACVTACPSGVQYDRLLEQTRAQVERHHERSKSEKALRATIFNLFPYPGRLRKLRGPLRLSQRLRLDRALRRTGLLDRFLPGLAAMERLTPSLGRPEQVPDQVPAVGEQRAVVSMLTGCVQDVFFSGVNAATARVLAAEGCRVVIPPGQGCCGALSSHSGREPEAQRFARSTMATFDTAVDAIVTNAAGCGSAMKDYGELFSGENDQTTTDSATSFAGRVRDLSEVLVELGTVAERHPLPIRIAYHDACHLGHAQGVRSQPRQLLREIPGVELVEIADAAICCGSAGVYNILHPQTAAELGEAKARNILATGADLIVTANPGCLMQIATALERLGTPIPMAHTAVVLDASIRGLPVEELLGS
- a CDS encoding FAD-binding oxidoreductase, whose amino-acid sequence is MDLLSALQDREVQVRAGAADDAVDDHIPGCVARPVGTGQVATVLREAHSRGAVVVVRGHGSKLTFGGVGVAPDLLLDLSGCGRLLEHQPGDLIVRVEAGMPLAALQDAVRGSSQRLGIDEPVPGSTVGGLIATNTSGPRRLHTGTARDLLIGATVVLAEGTVAHSGGKVVKNVAGYDLGKLMVGSLGTLAVVTEATFRLHPIPAQGAWVSTTVEAADLEQLLARLCDTQLAPSALEIDWPTEGSITVAMLLEGTTDGVPARIEAARAEFGVPAAVDDALDWPWHLPAATDGSETLLKLTSRLGAVAELASAAHDLGLHVRGAAGSGVLYAGVPASTGVDDLDRMVQDLRARAGRQGGAVVVLTAPLEIRRNVDVWGPVNGLPVMQRLKQEFDPGQQLAPGRFVGDI